One window of Chloroflexus aggregans DSM 9485 genomic DNA carries:
- a CDS encoding YbaB/EbfC family nucleoid-associated protein produces MNQRQLMQMAQQMQRQMQKVQEELAATIVEGTAGGGAIVVKMNGHREVQSITISPEVVDPNDVDMLQDLLLVAINDASRKAQQLAEERMQPLTGGLKGLF; encoded by the coding sequence ATGAATCAACGCCAACTCATGCAGATGGCTCAGCAAATGCAACGCCAAATGCAGAAGGTGCAGGAAGAACTGGCCGCAACTATCGTCGAAGGGACTGCCGGCGGCGGTGCGATCGTCGTGAAAATGAACGGCCATCGTGAAGTGCAGTCGATCACCATCTCGCCTGAAGTTGTTGATCCTAACGATGTTGATATGTTGCAAGACCTTCTGCTGGTCGCGATCAACGATGCGTCGCGTAAGGCTCAGCAATTGGCCGAAGAGCGCATGCAACCACTGACCGGCGGCCTGAAGGGTCTCTTCTAA
- the recR gene encoding recombination mediator RecR gives MTVHPDHYLIAAPVARLIEEFARLPGIGPKTASRLTFYLLRAEPKQAQALAQAILDVKAQVGYCRRCFNITVDELCPICRDPSRDQTKICVVEEPLDVLAIERTGAYRGLYHVLHGHIAPLEGIYREDLKIDELIARVRSEPVNEVILATNPNTEGEATAFLLLRDLAPLGVRVTRPARGLPTGGDLEWADPETLGSALEGRREL, from the coding sequence ATGACCGTTCACCCAGATCATTATCTGATCGCCGCTCCGGTAGCCCGCTTGATCGAGGAGTTTGCCAGGCTGCCCGGTATTGGCCCGAAGACAGCCTCTCGTCTCACGTTTTATCTGTTGCGTGCCGAACCAAAGCAAGCCCAAGCGCTTGCCCAGGCAATCCTCGATGTCAAAGCGCAGGTGGGTTATTGCCGACGTTGTTTCAATATTACGGTCGATGAGCTGTGCCCAATCTGCCGCGACCCCTCACGCGATCAGACCAAAATCTGCGTGGTCGAAGAGCCACTCGATGTACTCGCTATTGAACGTACCGGTGCCTACCGTGGTCTCTACCACGTGTTACACGGTCATATCGCTCCCCTCGAAGGTATCTACCGCGAGGATCTGAAAATCGATGAACTCATTGCTCGTGTGCGCAGTGAACCGGTGAATGAAGTCATCCTTGCTACGAATCCCAATACTGAAGGGGAAGCAACGGCGTTCCTGTTGCTCCGCGATTTAGCACCGCTTGGGGTACGAGTAACGCGCCCGGCCCGCGGTTTGCCAACCGGTGGTGATTTAGAGTGGGCCGATCCTGAAACCCTCGGGTCAGCATTAGAGGGCAGACGGGAATTGTGA
- a CDS encoding DUF3037 domain-containing protein, giving the protein MPASAFEYALLRLVPRVERGEQINIGVVLLCRQQGFLGIQFHLDEARIHALWPDLDLGPIREQLTAFELICAGGAAAGPLGELPIYERFRWLTATRSTMIQPSAVHCGLCEHAPTMLTHIFRQMVPVSGGVIADQQTPAMGL; this is encoded by the coding sequence ATGCCCGCGAGCGCCTTTGAGTATGCCCTCTTGCGGTTGGTCCCGCGGGTTGAGCGCGGTGAGCAGATCAATATCGGGGTCGTTTTGCTTTGTCGGCAACAGGGGTTTCTTGGTATTCAATTTCATCTCGATGAAGCGCGGATTCATGCACTCTGGCCCGACCTCGATCTTGGCCCAATACGAGAGCAATTGACGGCTTTTGAGTTGATATGTGCCGGCGGTGCGGCAGCCGGCCCACTTGGCGAACTGCCGATCTATGAGCGCTTCCGCTGGCTGACGGCTACTCGTAGTACGATGATCCAACCATCGGCGGTACACTGCGGATTATGCGAACACGCCCCAACAATGCTCACCCACATCTTTCGGCAGATGGTGCCGGTGTCGGGCGGGGTTATTGCCGACCAACAAACGCCCGCAATGGGCTTATAG
- a CDS encoding HipA family kinase: MLRRVTATRYVEPLREGGSLPAIVEADDDGLYVVKFRGAGQGPKVLVAELICGELARAVGLPAPELVLIEVDPALGRNEPDGEIQDLVMASAGLNLAVDFLPGALAFEPTTTRKLDPKLASMIVWFDAFITNVDRTPRNTNMLWWHRQLFLIDHGAALYMHYTWHDYQQRARAPFNQIRDHVLLPAANDLAAADTELTHRITPELLREIVELVPDEWLVDPRFPSVEAHREAYIEYLSLRLAAPRAFVQEAIDARERL; encoded by the coding sequence ATGTTACGGCGAGTCACTGCAACCCGTTACGTAGAACCGTTACGCGAAGGCGGTTCGTTGCCGGCGATTGTTGAAGCCGATGACGATGGTCTGTATGTGGTGAAGTTTCGTGGGGCGGGACAAGGGCCTAAAGTGCTGGTGGCCGAGTTGATCTGTGGTGAACTCGCCCGCGCCGTGGGCTTACCGGCACCCGAACTCGTACTGATCGAGGTTGATCCAGCCCTTGGGCGTAATGAGCCTGACGGCGAGATACAAGACTTGGTAATGGCCAGCGCCGGTTTGAATCTAGCGGTAGATTTTTTGCCCGGCGCGTTAGCGTTTGAACCAACGACGACCCGCAAACTCGATCCCAAGCTGGCTTCGATGATCGTCTGGTTTGATGCGTTTATCACCAACGTCGATCGGACACCGCGCAACACGAATATGCTTTGGTGGCACCGGCAGCTCTTCTTAATCGATCATGGCGCAGCGCTCTATATGCATTATACGTGGCACGACTATCAACAACGCGCCCGTGCGCCGTTCAACCAGATCCGCGATCATGTGCTGTTGCCGGCGGCAAACGATCTGGCAGCGGCTGATACCGAGTTGACACATCGGATCACCCCGGAATTGCTTAGGGAAATTGTAGAGCTTGTCCCGGACGAGTGGCTCGTTGATCCAAGGTTCCCATCGGTCGAAGCCCATCGGGAAGCGTATATCGAGTATCTTAGTCTGCGGCTAGCAGCGCCGCGTGCATTCGTACAGGAGGCTATCGATGCCCGCGAGCGCCTTTGA